The stretch of DNA tttacaaaaaatatttctagattaatgaaaaaaaagtgttatatattttttttttcttttttacctttatatatatatatatatatatatatatatactttttaatttataattaaattttttatttttttttaaactttttcaatacatttatatttttcccttttaatatataattaaaatttttttttactttttttatttaaatctatggctttttataattatttaattatttatgtatttttttttttttttaggccttttttttttggctattatttgtaaatttattgtgttatttcaatattttttatttttcttatatctttcacaattatattttcttaaaatttacatatatatatatgttaagtttatatacataaatattttataaatttatatttatatggatattttttttttaaagttcaGTAGTATACCAAATTGTTTGTAGTATTGCTACTATTGttgcatttttaaaaattcttattttatcattttattatatttatttcttgactgttaaattatttatcatAAGTTCTAATGCACAAATTTGATTAACTTATATTTAatgagataaaaaaataattatactgtaacattttttgaaaataaagaaaaattgaaCATTTGTATATgcttataaaaatgataaaagaaAGATTTaagataatttttcatataactcaaaaaaaaaaaaaaaactattaaaGAAATGTTACCTAATATTATTcacaaaatattatatttgagatttttattaaatttttttttttttaaaagatattgTACTATGTGCATTTTTCAAAGATAGTTTTGAATTGCAACTGATGAAAAACTtttgtataattttattgcaaattcattatttttttaatagttttatagaaagaaaaaacagAGAATAAAAAGCATCATATAAACaaattgaatatatatatattttcagtgtattattatagaaattttaataatttgagAAGATGATTGTACATTTAAAGAATTCATTTTATTGTAAAGCAATAAATAATcaaagaaataattatttttttaaaattatgagatttaatttttgtcttaaaaaaagtattaattataaaaataatgtaataaatgaaatatggaaaaaaaatatttcatttgaaaaaattagaaaaagagcactaaataattataattcttttCATTATCATACATCTGcgagtaaaaaaaaaaatggttcATTGTTTGATATTAATATAAGAAAGTTTTCTACATCTGGTTTTTcggaaaaaaattatgaagaaaaaaaatttgatgaaaaatatgtaaatgaggaaatgaaaatattaaaagaaaaaatgaaaaaagaaagattaaaatataagaaagttatattttttatttttactagtATATTGGGTGTATATGCATATTTTGAATCTTATAATccggaattttttttatatgatttatttttaaaattttgtttaaaaTATGTAGATAGTGAATTATGccatgatatatttttattattaggaaaatataatttattaccGTATGATACAACTAATGATAGTGTATATGCTTGttcagaaataaaaaatctaaaatttattaatccATTTGGTGTTGCAGCAGGATTTGATAAAAACGGTGTTTGTATTGATTCCATTTTGAAATTAGGTTTTTCATTTATAGAAATAGGAACAATAACTCCAAGAGAACAAAAGGGTAATGAGAAACCTAGAATTTTTAGAGATAACGAATCAAAAAGTGTTATAAATTCATGTggttttaataatataggATGTGATAAAGTCAcagaaaatttaataaaatttcgtaaaaaacaagaaaatgataaattattaagTAAACATATTGTTGGTGTAAGTAtaggaaaaaataaagatactattaatattattgatgatttaaattattgcataaaaaaaattgctaGATATTCTGATTACATTGCTATAAATGTTAGTTCTCCCAATACTCCAGGATTAAGAGATAATCAAGAATCagagaaattaaaaaatataatattaaacgtaaaaaaagaaataaataaattagaagaaaaaagtaacaataataataatatgaataattacTGGATAAATACCACAAAAGAAAAGCCACTAGTTTTTGTTAAATTAGCACCAGATTTAgaacaaaatgaaaaaaaaaaaatagctcAAGTATTGTTAGAAACCGAAATAGATGGAATGATTATTTCTAACACTACAACGAAAAATtctaatataaaaagttttgaaaataaaaaaggaggGGTTAGTggagaaaaattaaaagatatatcAACAAATTTTATATCTGAAATGTATAATTATACAAATCAAAAAATTCCAATTATTGCATCTGGAGGTATATTTAACGGAAAAGATGCCttagaaaaaattgaagCAGGAGCATCTATTTGTCAGTTATATTCATGCTTGATTTTTAATGGAATGAAGTCTGCTATTAAAATAAAGAgagaatttaataatttacttTATCAAAAAGGGTATTACAATTTAAAAGAGGCTATTGGTAAGAAGCATAGAAATaagaaaatgaataaatgaaaaaaaaaaaaaaaaatatattaaatttttgatatttcaactaaaattttttgaagaAGATATTTTTTGATGTATTagttaaaagaattttttttttttttttttcaactaTGATAAATAACACCTTTCAATTTTTTTCGGTAATATTTAAGA from Plasmodium relictum strain SGS1 genome assembly, chromosome: 11 encodes:
- the DHODH gene encoding dihydroorotate dehydrogenase, mitochondrial precursor, putative, producing the protein MIVHLKNSFYCKAINNQRNNYFFKIMRFNFCLKKSINYKNNVINEIWKKNISFEKIRKRALNNYNSFHYHTSASKKKNGSLFDINIRKFSTSGFSEKNYEEKKFDEKYVNEEMKILKEKMKKERLKYKKVIFFIFTSILGVYAYFESYNPEFFLYDLFLKFCLKYVDSELCHDIFLLLGKYNLLPYDTTNDSVYACSEIKNLKFINPFGVAAGFDKNGVCIDSILKLGFSFIEIGTITPREQKGNEKPRIFRDNESKSVINSCGFNNIGCDKVTENLIKFRKKQENDKLLSKHIVGVSIGKNKDTINIIDDLNYCIKKIARYSDYIAINVSSPNTPGLRDNQESEKLKNIILNVKKEINKLEEKSNNNNNMNNYWINTTKEKPLVFVKLAPDLEQNEKKKIAQVLLETEIDGMIISNTTTKNSNIKSFENKKGGVSGEKLKDISTNFISEMYNYTNQKIPIIASGGIFNGKDALEKIEAGASICQLYSCLIFNGMKSAIKIKREFNNLLYQKGYYNLKEAIGKKHRNKKMNK